From a region of the Pontibacillus yanchengensis genome:
- a CDS encoding sugar ABC transporter substrate-binding protein, with protein MKSKIIVLLMVTVISVAVVGCSGGSESESSSDGNGKTTLSVWAMGAEGKKLKDFVENFEKENENIDVEVQAIPWGKAHDKLLTAVASGDGPDVLQLGTTWMAEFANAGALMDLSKYTEDYPSFEKDNFFEGSVSTMTYEDKVVGIPWYVDTRVLYYRKDLLKEVGYEQPPGTWKKLKEVSEKLANREGGEYGLDIDRQDQLNPFIFAWQNGYSSDVQNNDMNFDSPEFMEAMEYYVSYFDEGLSQKEKGANIIPAFKSGKKPMFFSGPWMIDIIKEKAPDLEGKWATAVMPEKETQMSSMGGSNLAVFHNTENVDASLKFISHMTQVDTQIDWLNTSQVLPSRKEAWEKSKLNDDPMYATFGKQLENTTAPPQTENFERIAQELLSTLDKAIVGDADLEKELKELNKQANKILKEE; from the coding sequence GGAAATGGGAAAACAACACTTTCTGTTTGGGCAATGGGTGCAGAAGGTAAGAAGTTAAAAGATTTTGTGGAGAATTTCGAAAAAGAAAATGAAAATATTGATGTAGAAGTTCAAGCAATACCTTGGGGCAAAGCGCACGATAAATTATTAACTGCTGTGGCATCAGGGGATGGACCAGACGTTTTACAGTTAGGTACAACCTGGATGGCTGAATTCGCAAATGCAGGTGCTTTAATGGATTTATCAAAATATACGGAAGATTACCCTTCTTTTGAGAAAGATAACTTTTTCGAGGGATCTGTTTCCACTATGACATACGAAGACAAAGTGGTTGGTATTCCTTGGTATGTAGATACACGAGTACTGTACTATAGAAAAGATTTATTAAAAGAAGTAGGGTATGAACAACCTCCTGGCACATGGAAAAAGTTAAAAGAAGTCTCGGAGAAACTTGCTAATCGAGAAGGCGGAGAGTACGGTTTGGATATTGATCGTCAGGATCAGCTCAATCCTTTCATATTTGCTTGGCAAAATGGCTATAGCTCAGATGTGCAAAATAATGATATGAACTTTGATAGCCCTGAATTTATGGAGGCTATGGAATACTATGTAAGTTATTTTGATGAAGGATTAAGTCAAAAAGAAAAAGGCGCTAACATCATTCCTGCCTTTAAATCAGGCAAGAAACCTATGTTCTTTAGTGGGCCTTGGATGATTGACATTATTAAAGAGAAAGCACCAGACCTAGAAGGCAAATGGGCTACGGCGGTCATGCCAGAAAAAGAAACCCAGATGTCCAGTATGGGTGGTTCTAATCTAGCTGTTTTCCATAACACGGAGAACGTGGATGCTTCACTCAAATTCATTTCTCATATGACACAAGTTGATACACAAATAGATTGGTTAAATACGAGTCAAGTACTTCCATCTAGAAAAGAAGCTTGGGAAAAATCGAAACTAAATGATGATCCTATGTATGCAACCTTCGGAAAGCAACTTGAGAACACGACCGCACCGCCTCAAACAGAGAATTTCGAGAGAATTGCACAAGAATTACTAAGTACGCTAGATAAAGCGATTGTAGGAGATGCGGATTTAGAGAAAGAACTAAAAGAGTTAAATAAACAAGCCAATAAAATTCTTAAGGAAGAGTAA
- a CDS encoding carbohydrate ABC transporter permease: MNRSAKNQISKYPYIFIAPAVILLIIFSIIPILIAFGISFTDMDLKGLANWSTVDFVGLKNFKELFQDEVFLKSVYNTLFYVVIGVPLVIISSLSVALILNQGTNWLYRTFRGVYYLPSITNIVAIAVIWGFLYNTDYGLLNYILTELGLGKVPWLQHPTVAKISLIILAVWKGIGLNMIIFLAALQGIPKTYYEAAEMDGANRFQILFNVTLPLLRYATFFVTVTTLIAWMQFFEEPFVMTEGGPLNGTMSIALFIYQEGFQYSEFGYAAAGSFVLFAFIIAVTLIQFKLRKSDTEY; this comes from the coding sequence TTGAATCGCTCAGCAAAAAATCAAATTAGTAAATATCCATATATTTTTATTGCACCTGCTGTGATTTTGTTAATCATTTTCAGTATTATACCAATATTAATTGCATTCGGAATTAGTTTTACTGATATGGATTTAAAGGGTTTAGCTAACTGGTCTACAGTAGACTTCGTAGGGCTGAAAAACTTTAAAGAATTGTTTCAAGATGAAGTTTTTCTAAAATCCGTGTATAATACGTTGTTTTATGTTGTGATTGGAGTTCCGTTAGTCATTATTTCTTCTTTATCAGTGGCACTAATATTAAATCAGGGAACTAACTGGTTATATCGAACATTCAGGGGCGTATATTACTTACCTTCTATTACAAACATTGTAGCTATTGCAGTTATTTGGGGATTTTTATACAACACTGATTATGGGTTACTCAACTATATCCTTACTGAGCTAGGGTTAGGAAAAGTTCCTTGGTTGCAGCATCCAACAGTAGCGAAAATTTCTCTCATTATTTTAGCTGTTTGGAAGGGTATTGGCCTGAATATGATTATCTTTCTTGCAGCTCTACAAGGGATACCGAAAACGTACTATGAAGCAGCGGAGATGGACGGTGCAAATCGATTTCAAATCCTATTTAATGTCACGCTTCCGCTTTTGAGATATGCAACGTTCTTTGTAACAGTAACCACCCTAATCGCTTGGATGCAATTTTTTGAAGAACCTTTTGTCATGACAGAAGGTGGACCACTGAACGGTACAATGTCGATTGCACTATTTATTTATCAAGAAGGCTTCCAATACAGTGAGTTTGGATATGCAGCGGCTGGATCATTCGTCTTGTTTGCGTTCATTATTGCTGTCACCTTAATCCAGTTTAAATTACGAAAATCAGACACGGAGTATTAA
- a CDS encoding carbohydrate ABC transporter permease: protein MVLGGLLLCIPFIWMFLSAFKPESEVLEFPPTIFPENPTIENFVQLFTKLKFGVYLKNTIIVVLASFVGLLFNAMAGYGFAKYSFKGREKLFFLVLSTMMIPAQVTMIPVYVLLNKMGLTNTMLGIILPTLAVAFSIFLFRQFMTTIPNDLIEAARLDGAGEFFIFFRLIIPIAKPIFAVQGILTFIAGWNSFLWPLIIASDDDLYTLSVGLSLLQGQYSGNFALQMAGAAFMVIPIIIIFFFFQKYIVEGFTMSGLK, encoded by the coding sequence ATGGTTTTAGGTGGTCTGCTGTTATGCATCCCTTTTATATGGATGTTTCTAAGTGCTTTCAAACCTGAAAGTGAAGTATTAGAATTTCCACCTACTATTTTTCCTGAGAATCCTACTATTGAAAATTTTGTACAACTATTTACCAAACTTAAATTTGGGGTTTATTTAAAAAACACTATTATTGTTGTTTTAGCATCCTTTGTAGGCTTACTGTTTAATGCAATGGCAGGGTATGGTTTTGCGAAGTACTCTTTTAAAGGGAGAGAGAAACTGTTTTTTCTTGTCTTATCTACAATGATGATTCCTGCTCAAGTTACCATGATTCCTGTCTATGTTCTCTTAAATAAGATGGGGTTAACCAATACAATGCTAGGTATTATCTTACCGACTCTTGCAGTAGCGTTTAGTATCTTTCTATTTAGGCAATTTATGACTACTATTCCAAATGATTTAATTGAAGCGGCACGGTTAGATGGTGCTGGAGAATTCTTTATCTTCTTCCGATTAATCATACCTATTGCGAAGCCAATCTTTGCGGTGCAGGGAATTCTAACATTTATAGCGGGTTGGAATAGTTTCTTATGGCCATTAATAATAGCGAGTGATGATGATTTATATACACTTTCTGTAGGATTATCCCTATTACAAGGCCAATATTCAGGGAACTTTGCTTTGCAAATGGCAGGAGCGGCCTTTATGGTTATTCCTATAATCATTATTTTCTTCTTCTTCCAAAAGTATATAGTTGAAGGATTTACTATGTCGGGTCTTAAATAA
- a CDS encoding LacI family DNA-binding transcriptional regulator, translating to MPTIKDVAKKAGVAVSTASYALSGKGKVSASTLERVRKAAVELNYQKNGFASDLKSTRTNTIALILSDLSGPYYSELIKGVQDVTSSNGYGLIACSSIGGKESTANKFLREKRVDGAIVLAHNIDDDLLNLSANQNFPIVVLDRNLANDHIIHVEVNNEDGARKATEHLIERGHNSIAFVAGPNDSHDSNLRFNGYINALEKNNLTYYSRFKVTGDFTRDGGYRATRMLIAQQTLPEAIFYANDEMAIGGLQALKEKAIKVPEDISIIGYDDIQLAEYAFPSLTTIRQPKYEIGALSAHMILQILSGEEVEKEYMLETELILRESVK from the coding sequence ATGCCAACGATTAAAGATGTAGCCAAAAAAGCGGGTGTTGCTGTTTCTACAGCTTCCTATGCTTTAAGTGGTAAAGGTAAAGTTAGTGCTTCCACGTTAGAAAGAGTGCGTAAAGCAGCTGTAGAGTTAAACTATCAAAAAAATGGGTTTGCTTCAGATCTGAAAAGTACGAGAACTAATACCATTGCCTTGATATTAAGTGACTTGTCTGGGCCTTATTATTCTGAATTAATTAAAGGGGTCCAAGATGTTACCTCTTCAAATGGATATGGTCTTATTGCTTGCAGTTCTATTGGGGGAAAGGAATCGACAGCAAATAAGTTTTTACGGGAAAAACGAGTGGATGGAGCCATAGTCCTTGCCCATAACATAGACGATGATCTCTTGAATTTATCGGCAAATCAAAACTTTCCAATAGTAGTGTTAGACCGAAACTTAGCAAATGACCACATCATTCATGTTGAAGTGAATAATGAAGATGGTGCAAGGAAAGCCACAGAGCATTTGATCGAGAGAGGTCACAACTCGATCGCTTTTGTAGCTGGCCCCAATGATTCCCACGATAGTAATCTGAGGTTTAATGGTTATATAAACGCTCTGGAAAAAAACAATCTAACCTATTATTCCCGGTTTAAAGTGACGGGTGATTTTACTAGAGATGGAGGCTACAGAGCTACTAGAATGCTAATTGCTCAACAAACTTTACCCGAAGCTATTTTTTATGCAAACGATGAAATGGCAATAGGAGGTCTTCAAGCTTTAAAAGAAAAAGCAATTAAAGTTCCAGAAGATATCTCCATCATTGGTTATGACGACATTCAGCTAGCCGAATATGCATTTCCATCCTTAACGACTATTCGACAACCAAAATATGAAATTGGAGCTCTTTCTGCTCACATGATTCTTCAAATATTATCCGGCGAAGAAGTAGAAAAGGAATATATGTTAGAAACTGAATTAATACTGAGGGAATCCGTTAAATAA
- a CDS encoding S41 family peptidase produces MKYRSKAIALLAPLSLALSIVTPTAQAADEEAIKEIIKEKYVDELDEETLNQDVSTILDGLDPYSTYFTKDEFQSFKDSLNQNMVGIGVSLSKEKDSIILQKVFPETPASEAGLSAGDVLISVDGTLVADKSVSETIELLKGVTSSTFDVTVKPPEGQQKTVSVTRRNIQLPSITSERLGGNIGYVQLHTFAEDTGKELQQAASKYEDVEHWIIDVQNNPGGYVSAAREVVGAFPNVPTALIAEYRDATITYAAQKQDKQLTEPISLLINENSASASEIVAGALQDYDAATLYGETTYGKGLLQELMVLPDESALKLTTARFFTPQHNPIQSEGITPDIQTEEPLTKAHLDALNDQYSYKTFEEDTVPASKTFEINVSMATSKKAILDSIHLFELGHKEVDFTLTSSDNDTFLLNPTKNLQTGKDYMLMIHPGWKSKNGVASEKGVMQPIDIEA; encoded by the coding sequence ATGAAATACAGGAGTAAGGCAATTGCCTTATTAGCACCATTATCACTAGCACTATCGATTGTAACCCCTACAGCTCAGGCCGCTGATGAGGAAGCAATCAAAGAGATTATAAAAGAAAAATATGTGGATGAACTGGATGAGGAGACGTTAAATCAAGACGTTTCCACCATCCTAGATGGATTGGATCCTTACTCTACCTATTTTACGAAAGATGAGTTTCAATCTTTCAAGGATAGCCTCAATCAAAACATGGTTGGTATTGGCGTATCCCTTAGTAAAGAGAAGGACTCGATCATTCTGCAAAAAGTGTTTCCTGAAACTCCTGCATCTGAGGCAGGGCTCTCCGCCGGGGATGTTTTAATTAGTGTGGACGGGACACTAGTAGCTGACAAGTCAGTGAGTGAAACGATTGAGCTTCTAAAAGGAGTAACATCTTCTACGTTTGATGTCACTGTAAAACCTCCAGAGGGGCAGCAGAAGACTGTTTCTGTCACCCGAAGGAATATTCAACTCCCTTCTATCACAAGTGAACGGTTAGGTGGAAATATAGGATATGTACAACTTCATACATTTGCTGAAGACACTGGGAAAGAACTCCAACAAGCAGCGTCAAAATATGAGGACGTAGAGCATTGGATTATCGACGTGCAGAATAATCCAGGTGGTTATGTCTCTGCTGCCCGAGAAGTAGTGGGAGCTTTCCCAAACGTTCCAACAGCTTTAATTGCTGAGTACCGTGATGCAACCATTACGTACGCAGCACAGAAACAGGACAAGCAATTAACAGAACCTATCTCTCTTCTAATCAATGAAAATAGCGCCAGCGCTTCCGAAATTGTTGCCGGTGCTTTACAAGATTATGATGCAGCAACCTTATATGGGGAAACAACGTACGGGAAAGGTTTACTGCAGGAGTTAATGGTGCTTCCGGACGAGAGTGCATTAAAGCTTACGACAGCACGTTTTTTCACACCACAACATAATCCGATTCAAAGTGAAGGAATCACACCGGACATACAAACAGAAGAACCTTTAACAAAAGCCCATTTGGATGCTCTAAACGATCAGTATTCCTATAAAACTTTTGAAGAAGATACAGTACCAGCTTCTAAAACCTTTGAAATCAATGTAAGCATGGCGACAAGCAAAAAGGCTATCTTAGACTCTATCCATCTCTTTGAGCTTGGACATAAAGAAGTAGATTTCACCCTAACATCTAGCGACAACGATACGTTTCTACTAAATCCAACCAAAAATCTCCAAACAGGGAAAGACTACATGCTAATGATTCACCCTGGCTGGAAGAGCAAGAATGGCGTTGCATCTGAAAAAGGTGTCATGCAGCCAATTGATATCGAAGCATAA